The window TAGGCTCCGCTTTTATCCTTTCCTCATCCCAGAGATATATCGGGTTCGATATTATCCAGGGAAGAACCTTCCCCTTAGGATAACATCCCTCAGGGAGATAGACCTCCACCCGATAGGTACCGGGTAAGGGAGGACTGTAGCTTACCCTGGAGGAAGAGAAGGTCTTAACCACCTCCCCATCCCGGATGAGGACCACCCGGATGGGAGCGGGGTTGGGAACGAGTATCCTCAATGAGGCTTCCCGGGAGAAAGGGATAAGGTTTCCCATAATTCCCCGTTTCCCGGCTGAGGAAGCGCCGAAGAAAAACCCCCGGGCATCCGCCACCCCGTCCAAGCCGAGGTAGAAATTTCCCCGCCTGATGGCGGAGTAGATAACCCGTTTGTCGTGAAGGAGCCTCCCGGTAATCCTCTTTCTCGAAAGGAGATGGAGCTTCACCAAGGAGAATACCGCCCGGTAGCTGGGGAAGGGCAAAAATGTCCCCCCGATCAAGGGGATGCCACCGTGGGCATCGGCACCCGCTGAGCCAATAAACCTTCTCCTTTTGGTAAAGCTATCCCATCTTTTTAGATTCCCCCCTGGAGGAGAGAAGGTGAGAAGAAGGGCATAGCGAGGGGAAGCGGGATAGAGGGCTAAGCAATAGGCTAAGCGGAAGATAGAACGATAGCGCCATTCACTATCGGTATTGATGAGCTCCATTCCATCCAAGGGGAGGTCCCAACTGGTCCAGGGGACCTTAGGGGAATCCGGATGGGCAGCGATGGCGATCCCTCCTTCCTCGTGAACATCGGCGAGCGCCCCTTCCGCCATTGGGGGAAAACGGTAAACGGGATCGGGGATATCGAGCGCCACCATATGCCCGGAAAAGGTGGAAAGCTCCGTCCCCACAAGGAGGAGGGTTTTCCCATAATAGCCCTCCTTGCCCTCGGCAAGGGGAAGAAGGGTATCGTGATCGGTGGTGATGATGAAGTCGAGGGAGAGGGAAGAGGCGGCTTTAGCTACCTCCTCGATCGTACCCTTACCATCGGAATACCTGCTATGGGCGTGGATGATGCCCCTATAT is drawn from Acidobacteriota bacterium and contains these coding sequences:
- a CDS encoding CIA30 family protein, encoding MVRRKRLVGFLILVLLLAVFYLPPLSFNPLPPSPPSGDRWGYFEYRGIIHAHSRYSDGKGTIEEVAKAASSLSLDFIITTDHDTLLPLAEGKEGYYGKTLLLVGTELSTFSGHMVALDIPDPVYRFPPMAEGALADVHEEGGIAIAAHPDSPKVPWTSWDLPLDGMELINTDSEWRYRSIFRLAYCLALYPASPRYALLLTFSPPGGNLKRWDSFTKRRRFIGSAGADAHGGIPLIGGTFLPFPSYRAVFSLVKLHLLSRKRITGRLLHDKRVIYSAIRRGNFYLGLDGVADARGFFFGASSAGKRGIMGNLIPFSREASLRILVPNPAPIRVVLIRDGEVVKTFSSSRVSYSPPLPGTYRVEVYLPEGCYPKGKVLPWIISNPIYLWDEERIKAEPKRKEVTSPPIKGKGILMVEDFEGRPRTRFGLEHDPASSEEVEVVDEGAHPSSKHSLRFSFHLAPTVAKGREITCALSNRVYRDLSPYSAISFFVKGDRTYRFWLQLREYDENGGKEKVEVWGTSVKVHPYWEHKVIPFSSFILLSKGTNGRLELARSTGFFFIVNNSSVKPGTSGTIWFDDIFFVR